Within the Xiphophorus maculatus strain JP 163 A unplaced genomic scaffold, X_maculatus-5.0-male Unplaced_Scaffold_BN000218F, whole genome shotgun sequence genome, the region TTTACCTTTAGGAAGGGAAATATCAACTTCAGGCATCTTTATATGGGGTAGTTTGATAGTTCCACCCTCTACCTCAGTTTTCCCACTAGATTTGTCAGTACTTGTTTTTGGCATCTTGAGTTGTCCTTCTTTCTTTATGTCCATCTCTGGAGCTTCCATAGAAGGTTTTACTTTGGGAAGAGATATATCAACTTTTGGCAACTTGAACTTTCCTCCTTCACTCTTAACGCCAGTGTTGGGGCATGCAGTCTTATCTTTTGGTAAAGAAATGTCTCCAGCGGCTACTTCTGGTAGGCTTCCCTCTACTTTTAACTCTGTTCCTTCAAATTTGGCAGCATTACCCTTGGGTAAAGAGATGTCAACATTTGGCTTTTTCAGGTgaggcatttttattttgccctcTGTATCTCCTTTCTCAATATCAGGACTCTCAATTCTTCCTTTGGGTAATGATATCAACTGAAGGCATACTAAAGTGTGGCATCTTAAGCTTTCCACCTTCACCCTCAATCTCCACATCTGGACCAGCTTTTCCTTTGTTGACTGAGAAGTCCACATTTGGCATTTTTACATGAGGCACTTTGAATTTTCCTCCCAAATTTCCTGTAATTCCAGAATTTGGGTCAGCAGTTTTTCCTTTAGATACGGATGTGTCAACTGATGGCAATTTTACATACGGCGTTTTGAATTTTGCTCCTCCATCGCCTTCAATATCTAAACCTTCAACCTTTCCTTTAGGAAGGGTTATTTCAACAGATGGTATACCAATCTGGGGCATCTTAAAAGTTCCCTTTTCTCCTTTAAGCTCTACATTGGGACCTTCAATCTGTCCCTTGGGCAGAACAACCTCAACATTTGGCATTTTATATTGAGGTAATTTGACTTTGTCTTCAGACGTGCCCTCTATCTGAACATTTGGACCTTCAACTTTTCCTTTAGAGAGTGAAACATCAACAGACGGCATGCTGATTTGTGGCATCTTGAATTTTCCCCCTTCTCCTTTGATTTCCACATCTGGACCTTCAATTTTTCCCTTGGGGAGAGAGATATCAACATGTGGCATCTTTATGTGAGGCATTTtgatttttcctctttctccatCCATTTCAGCTGCCTCGTTCCCTTGGAGTTTACCCTTTGGAAGAGAGATGTCAACCCTGggcattttaaacttttgctcTGTAGTCCCCTCTATTTCAATTTCAGGGGTTTCCAATTTTGCTTTTGGCAGTGAAATATCAGCCTTTGATACAGTTATATCAACAGTGGGCATTTTGACATAAGGCATTTTAAACGTCCCTCCATCACCCTCTATTTCAGTTTTAGGTATATTGAGATCTTTAGGTTTTCCTTTAGGAAGACTCACATCTAATGTTGGCAATGTTACTTGAGGCATTTTGAATTTTCTGTCACCTCCTTTAAGCTCCATACCTGATCCTTCAATCTCTTGGGATTTACCTTTTGGGAAAGACGCATCAAGGTCTACTTTGGGAATAGAAACATCAATCTGAGGCATTTTGGGAATTTTAAGGTTTCCTTCGTAGCCTTTGATATCTGCTTCTGAAACATCAACTTCTGTTTTAGGTAAAAGAACCTCCATCTCTGGTGTTTTAGCCTCTGGGAGTGACAGCTCAACAGAAGGCATCTTGACTTTGCCCTGGGCTTTAAGTTCACCACTTGGTTTACCTAAATCTTTTTCCTTGGAGCCAAATCCTGGGATTGAGAACTTTGGTAACTTGAGAGTGACATCAGGTGCGTGAAAGCCACTCTTTCTATCCACTTCAGCTTCCCCTTTAGCATCAACCTCTCCTTCTGGAAGTTGAACCTTTGGAGATGACATTTTGAACTTTGGAAACTTTACTTTATGTTTTGCCTTGTCTGGGCTCTCAGTCCTGAAATCCAGGTGAGGAAGGtcagcttttccttttttcaggtTAACATCAACATCAGGACAAGACACTGATACATCGGTATCTTTTTTAGATATTCCAAATgaaggcatttttatttttgctttcttcattttgacttttccatcccCATCAAATTCCACTGATGGTGCCCTCATCTCTCCTTCGACATTTGGCGGATGGAGGGAAATATCTCCCTTGAGTCCGGATGCCTCCAAATCACCACTCTTTGACTTTACACCAAACCGGGGGAAAGTGAAACTAGGCACTTTGAGAGAGACATCAGGCAAATCAAAGCTACCACCTGAAGAAGGTCTTCCTCCCTCTGCTTTCAAAAGTTCAACTTCAACATCATCACCTTTAGGTTTGTTAAGGCCAAAGTCTAGATCCACTTTTGGGGCTGAGATGTCAACTGTTGGTAGCTTGACTGAGGGAAGTTTCAATGATGCACCTGGACCTTCTACATCTTCAGTCCTAACCTTCAATTGGGCTGGTTTGAGATTACCTTTCAGACCCGACATCTCCAAATCTCCAGATGCATCAGGTCCACTGATGTCGACTTTAAGA harbors:
- the LOC111607983 gene encoding neuroblast differentiation-associated protein AHNAK-like; the encoded protein is MPSMHLPDMKAKEPQANLKGPEIDVDIKGPDLKGGTGGKFHMPTLDINMPKFDLDLGLPSGSKNKGLKVDISGPDASGDLEMSGLKGNLKPAQLKVRTEDVEGPGASLKLPSVKLPTVDISAPKVDLDFGLNKPKGDDVEVELLKAEGGRPSSGGSFDLPDVSLKVPSFTFPRFGVKSKSGDLEASGLKGDISLHPPNVEGEMRAPSVEFDGDGKVKMKKAKIKMPSFGISKKDTDVSVSCPDVDVNLKKGKADLPHLDFRTESPDKAKHKVKFPKFKMSSPKVQLPEGEVDAKGEAEVDRKSGFHAPDVTLKLPKFSIPGFGSKEKDLGKPSGELKAQGKVKMPSVELSLPEAKTPEMEVLLPKTEVDVSEADIKGYEGNLKIPKMPQIDVSIPKVDLDASFPKGKSQEIEGSGMELKGGDRKFKMPQVTLPTLDVSLPKGKPKDLNIPKTEIEGDGGTFKMPYVKMPTVDITVSKADISLPKAKLETPEIEIEGTTEQKFKMPRVDISLPKGKLQGNEAAEMDGERGKIKMPHIKMPHVDISLPKGKIEGPDVEIKGEGGKFKMPQISMPSVDVSLSKGKVEGPNVQIEGTSEDKVKLPQYKMPNVEVVLPKGQIEGPNVELKGEKGTFKMPQIGIPSVEITLPKGKVEGLDIEGDGGAKFKTPYVKLPSVDTSVSKGKTADPNSGITGNLGGKFKVPHVKMPNVDFSVNKGKAGPDVEIEGEGGKLKMPHFSMPSVDIITQRKN